A window of the Euzebya pacifica genome harbors these coding sequences:
- a CDS encoding cell wall-binding repeat-containing protein, giving the protein MFPLPAALGGRPLAPTPRALVVLLTAALLAGLLAVPSRPAEATASAPATDDAELASRFTLAVLPDTQFYSRYAADQFQPRYGSNPYAVQTQWLAEHADELNIPFVTHLGDLVDRVGVTGEWQVADAAHQTLEDAGLPYSVLPGNHDVRNSNDQLVDTDYDLANEPFLDWFPISRAAALPTFGGADPTGLNRWHVFEAQGQEFLVLALAWRSSDATLAWADDVIDAHPDLPVILTSHSILSIKADAESPEETAYGLKLWNDLIRGNDQIFMTLNGHFHGATRLTKTNDFGNPVTQILMDYQMAYDGGNGYLGLMEFDLTAGEVSVLTGSPWVVAKPQEVLTPYDQAILEGPNQAFTFEMDFAGRYDGFDAGPADQPSLIQAARDILLDGFEAPDGVALEQAGSRDDFVPVEGTVAHWRFDGEDGPVSEDVVFDDIAGDADLRRVAIEDSGATGAELGDVVLTHDANPFSADGAAVCFTNADKQTNRYSYLTSPSDVAATEDHLEEGYTIETFVLIDEDWTADANAWSKVLVRAGNRSTIPGMPWSRWDYTASPVALGFSNLREFQWTEVPVETAKGDRTAWSGEIILGRWLHVAIVNDVEAATTTMYVDGAPVLRNATDTGGHSLNAGMPWLFGVDWVDDGPTNGWNGCIGETRVIDHPTGPTEWLTARPSLAGLTVDTTPDDRVPHGTTEVELAGTGTPRATVTVGGDLDGTTVVGEDGTWRVVVPLSGHGVRTWTVTQGFGTRTSDPLTGTFRIAAPDRPDGPTEEPTEEPTEQPTDGPTEEPTEPADGWFRTPFGHDDEPTMRMAGGDRVATAVELSREAFVPGVPVVVLVRADSFADAISAGPAAAHLGGPVLLAGDTLPQATADEIDRLRPASVVIVGGTSAISDTVASQVAALTEGDVVRYSGPDRFSTSAAVAEGVFDDEAAVVLATGWNFPDALGGGVLAAREGGPVLLVDDAMPGLLADRSPSRVTVLGGTSALPASLDDEIAEATGAEVRRLAGDTRFETAALVARAAFPDGSPTAMLATGGSFADALAGVPVAALSGSPLLLTEHDALPASTEAYLREHMPQVLLLGGDSAISTSLQEVLAELLAG; this is encoded by the coding sequence GTGTTCCCCCTCCCCGCCGCCCTCGGCGGACGACCCCTCGCACCCACCCCACGTGCGCTCGTCGTCCTCCTGACCGCCGCCCTCCTGGCCGGCCTGCTTGCCGTCCCCTCCCGCCCGGCTGAGGCGACTGCCTCCGCGCCGGCCACGGACGACGCCGAGCTCGCCTCCCGCTTCACGCTGGCCGTCCTGCCCGACACACAGTTCTACTCCCGCTACGCCGCCGACCAGTTCCAGCCTCGGTACGGCAGCAACCCCTACGCCGTGCAGACCCAGTGGCTGGCCGAACACGCCGACGAGCTGAACATCCCCTTCGTGACCCACCTCGGCGACCTCGTCGACCGCGTCGGCGTCACCGGTGAGTGGCAGGTGGCCGACGCCGCCCACCAGACGCTGGAGGATGCCGGGCTGCCCTACTCCGTCCTGCCCGGCAACCACGACGTCCGCAACAGCAACGACCAGCTCGTCGACACCGACTACGACCTCGCCAACGAGCCGTTCCTCGACTGGTTCCCGATCTCGCGCGCGGCCGCCCTGCCCACCTTCGGCGGTGCGGACCCGACCGGCCTGAACCGGTGGCACGTGTTCGAGGCACAGGGACAGGAGTTCCTCGTCCTGGCGCTGGCCTGGCGGTCCTCAGACGCGACCCTGGCCTGGGCCGACGACGTCATCGACGCCCACCCCGACCTGCCGGTGATCCTCACCTCCCACTCCATCCTCAGCATCAAGGCCGACGCCGAGTCCCCCGAGGAGACCGCCTACGGCCTGAAGCTGTGGAACGACCTGATCCGCGGCAACGACCAGATCTTCATGACCCTCAACGGGCACTTCCACGGCGCCACCCGGCTGACCAAGACCAACGACTTCGGCAACCCCGTCACCCAGATCCTGATGGACTACCAGATGGCCTACGACGGCGGCAACGGCTACCTCGGCCTGATGGAGTTCGACCTGACCGCTGGTGAGGTGTCGGTGCTGACCGGCTCGCCCTGGGTCGTCGCCAAGCCGCAGGAGGTGCTGACGCCCTACGACCAGGCGATCCTGGAGGGGCCCAACCAGGCCTTCACCTTCGAGATGGACTTCGCCGGCCGCTACGACGGCTTCGACGCCGGCCCGGCCGACCAGCCATCGCTGATCCAGGCTGCACGCGACATCCTGCTCGACGGGTTCGAGGCCCCCGACGGCGTGGCGCTGGAGCAAGCCGGCTCGCGCGATGACTTCGTGCCCGTCGAGGGCACCGTCGCCCACTGGCGCTTCGACGGCGAGGACGGGCCGGTCAGCGAGGACGTGGTCTTCGACGACATCGCCGGTGACGCGGACCTGCGTCGGGTCGCCATCGAGGACTCCGGTGCCACCGGGGCCGAGCTCGGCGACGTCGTCCTGACCCACGACGCCAACCCGTTCTCCGCCGACGGCGCCGCGGTCTGCTTCACCAACGCCGACAAGCAGACCAACCGCTACAGCTACCTGACCTCCCCGTCGGACGTGGCCGCCACCGAGGACCACCTGGAAGAGGGGTACACCATCGAGACGTTCGTCCTGATCGACGAGGACTGGACCGCTGACGCCAACGCCTGGTCCAAGGTCCTCGTGCGGGCCGGGAACCGCTCGACCATTCCCGGCATGCCGTGGAGTCGCTGGGACTACACCGCCTCACCGGTCGCCCTGGGCTTCTCCAACCTGCGGGAGTTCCAGTGGACCGAGGTGCCCGTCGAGACGGCCAAGGGTGACCGCACCGCGTGGTCGGGGGAGATCATCCTCGGCCGATGGCTGCACGTCGCCATCGTCAACGACGTCGAGGCCGCCACCACGACCATGTACGTCGACGGTGCGCCGGTGCTGCGCAACGCCACCGACACCGGCGGGCACAGCCTCAACGCCGGGATGCCGTGGTTGTTCGGCGTCGACTGGGTCGACGACGGACCGACCAACGGCTGGAACGGCTGCATCGGCGAGACGCGAGTCATCGACCACCCGACCGGACCGACGGAGTGGCTGACCGCCCGGCCGTCGCTCGCCGGCCTGACGGTCGACACGACGCCCGACGACCGGGTGCCCCACGGGACCACCGAGGTCGAGCTCGCCGGCACCGGCACCCCCCGCGCCACCGTGACCGTGGGCGGCGACCTGGACGGCACGACCGTCGTCGGGGAGGACGGCACCTGGCGTGTCGTCGTCCCGCTGTCCGGCCACGGTGTCCGGACCTGGACGGTCACCCAGGGCTTCGGGACCCGCACCAGCGACCCGCTGACCGGGACCTTCCGGATCGCCGCCCCGGACCGACCCGACGGACCCACCGAAGAGCCCACCGAGGAGCCGACCGAACAGCCCACCGACGGGCCGACCGAGGAACCCACCGAGCCGGCCGACGGGTGGTTCCGGACCCCGTTCGGCCACGACGACGAGCCGACCATGCGCATGGCCGGTGGCGATCGTGTCGCCACCGCCGTGGAGCTCAGCCGCGAGGCCTTCGTCCCCGGCGTGCCCGTGGTGGTCCTCGTGCGGGCGGACTCCTTCGCCGACGCGATCTCCGCCGGTCCCGCCGCGGCGCACCTCGGCGGCCCGGTGCTGCTGGCCGGCGACACCCTGCCGCAGGCCACGGCCGACGAGATCGACCGCCTGCGCCCGGCGTCGGTCGTCATCGTCGGCGGCACCTCGGCCATCAGCGACACGGTGGCGTCGCAGGTCGCGGCGTTGACCGAAGGCGACGTCGTCCGCTACAGCGGACCCGACCGCTTCTCGACCTCGGCAGCCGTTGCCGAGGGGGTCTTCGACGACGAGGCAGCCGTGGTCCTCGCCACTGGCTGGAACTTCCCCGACGCCCTCGGCGGTGGGGTGCTGGCCGCACGCGAGGGCGGTCCCGTCCTGCTGGTGGACGACGCCATGCCCGGCCTGCTGGCGGATCGGTCGCCGTCCCGCGTGACGGTGCTGGGCGGCACGTCGGCGTTGCCCGCGTCGCTGGACGACGAGATCGCCGAGGCCACCGGGGCCGAGGTGCGCCGCCTCGCTGGGGACACCCGGTTCGAGACGGCCGCCCTGGTTGCCCGTGCGGCGTTCCCCGACGGCAGCCCGACCGCGATGCTGGCGACGGGTGGCAGCTTCGCCGATGCCCTGGCCGGTGTGCCGGTGGCCGCCCTGTCGGGCTCGCCGCTGCTGCTGACCGAGCACGATGCGCTGCCGGCCTCGACCGAGGCGTACCTGCGGGAGCACATGCCGCAGGTGCTGCTGCTCGGTGGTGACAGCGCCATCAGCACGTCGTTGCAGGAGGTGTTGGCCGAGCTGCTGGCCGGCTGA
- a CDS encoding alpha/beta hydrolase, with protein sequence MTAGDGGGSGNPYAKGPDPTWDSIEATTGPFEVDDYDISSFAADGFGGADVYYPSDAGSATFGGIAISPGYTASRSTVTWLGPRIASQGFVVIVIDTNSRYDQPASRGDQLLAALDQLVNDSDVSHLVDPNRLAVMGHSMGGGGSLEAADDRPSLRAIVPLQGWNSDKTWSQVQVPALLIGGENDSVAPDSSHSQRFYDSLGGEKVYLQLNNASHFASNSPNTTIASYSIAWLKRWVDEDTRYSQFVCGPDAGQGSAISDYRTTCPV encoded by the coding sequence CTGACCGCCGGTGACGGCGGCGGCTCCGGCAACCCCTACGCCAAGGGCCCGGACCCCACGTGGGACAGCATCGAGGCAACCACCGGTCCCTTCGAGGTCGACGACTACGACATCTCCTCCTTCGCCGCCGATGGGTTCGGAGGGGCCGACGTCTACTACCCCTCCGACGCCGGATCGGCCACCTTCGGTGGCATCGCCATCTCTCCCGGCTACACCGCCAGCCGCTCGACCGTGACCTGGCTCGGCCCGCGCATCGCCTCACAGGGCTTCGTGGTCATCGTGATCGACACCAACAGCCGCTACGACCAGCCGGCCTCCCGTGGTGACCAGCTGCTGGCCGCCCTGGACCAGCTGGTCAACGACAGTGACGTGTCCCACCTGGTGGACCCCAACCGCCTGGCCGTCATGGGCCACTCCATGGGTGGCGGTGGCAGCCTCGAGGCGGCCGACGACCGGCCGTCGCTGCGGGCCATCGTGCCGCTGCAGGGGTGGAACTCCGACAAGACGTGGTCCCAGGTGCAGGTGCCGGCCCTGCTGATCGGCGGGGAGAACGACAGCGTCGCACCGGACAGCTCGCACTCCCAGCGGTTCTACGACAGCCTCGGAGGCGAGAAGGTCTACCTGCAGCTGAACAACGCCAGCCACTTCGCGTCCAACAGTCCCAACACGACCATCGCGTCCTACAGCATTGCCTGGCTGAAGCGCTGGGTGGACGAGGACACGCGCTACAGCCAGTTCGTGTGCGGCCCCGACGCCGGTCAGGGATCGGCGATCAGCGACTACCGCACGACCTGCCCGGTCTGA
- the rph gene encoding rifamycin-inactivating phosphotransferase, with product MTSDVIGLHEVDRTMGVMAGGKGANLGELSRIDGVEVPPGFVVTTAAWDRVVGRRPELADHLDALAHVDPDDTDALREASAAVRGTIEATPVPDDLAREVTDHLVRLGTDVAFAVRSSATAEDLPAASFAGQHDTFLDVAGPTAVLRHISRCWASLFTDRAVAYRRQAGIDHRAVSMAVVVQRMVRPRSSGVMFTADPISGHRRTTTIEAVPGLGDALVDGTTTPDTLVIRDGRVVDRRIATDRQGPPVLTDEQGLALARTGERIEAHFGAPQDIEWCLTVDGDLQVVQSRPITTLFPIPDVDDDNPHVYVSVGHQQMMTDPMTPLGISVWQLTSPAPMRHAGSRLFVDVTPALASPATRDGIIRGLGTSDPLIGDALRTVVAREGFLPSNTEGAPSGAPATGPSPGAPEPIATDPAIVAELIRTMQAANDDCARRIDGLTGTALIDFVTDDLQALRTSLFDPRSHQVIVAGFEATSWLNEHLREWLGEWNAADTLAQSAPGNITADMGLVLLDVADVIRPHPAVVAFLERVGPDTGDAAFLDELASLPGGPRARAAIDAFLDVHGVRCVGEIDIARPRWRERPALLVPMILANTRTAEPGAAQRRVELGQQQARAMREGVLARLRALPDGDDRAEAAERMIDRLRTFAGYREYPKYAMVSRYWIHRQALVREADRLLAAGVIDAPDDIHFLTLQELRAVVDIQRLDRDLVTRRRTAFAAHHALAPPRVLTSDGEIIGGEYRRTDLPAGALAGIGVSAGTVEGRARVIQDIAHAQLEPGDILVTPFTDPSWTPAFLRVDGLVTEVGGLMTHGAVIAREYGLPAVVGVEHATRLIRDGQRIRVHGTGGYVEIVP from the coding sequence GGACCGCGTCGTGGGCCGCCGTCCCGAGCTGGCCGACCACCTCGACGCGTTGGCCCACGTGGACCCGGACGACACCGACGCGCTCCGCGAGGCCAGCGCGGCCGTGCGTGGGACGATCGAGGCGACCCCGGTTCCCGACGACCTCGCGCGCGAGGTCACCGACCACCTGGTCCGCCTCGGCACCGACGTCGCGTTCGCCGTGCGGTCCAGCGCCACCGCCGAGGACCTGCCCGCCGCATCGTTCGCCGGCCAGCACGACACCTTCCTCGACGTCGCCGGCCCGACCGCCGTCCTCCGCCACATCAGCCGATGCTGGGCATCACTGTTCACCGACCGCGCGGTCGCCTACCGCCGACAGGCAGGAATCGACCACCGCGCCGTCAGCATGGCCGTGGTCGTCCAGCGGATGGTCCGGCCGCGGTCGTCGGGGGTCATGTTCACCGCCGACCCGATCAGCGGTCACCGCCGCACGACAACGATCGAGGCCGTCCCGGGGCTCGGGGATGCGCTGGTCGACGGCACGACCACCCCGGACACCCTCGTGATCCGCGACGGCCGGGTCGTGGACCGACGGATCGCCACCGACCGCCAGGGGCCGCCCGTGCTGACCGACGAGCAGGGCCTGGCGCTGGCCCGGACCGGAGAACGGATCGAGGCCCACTTCGGGGCGCCGCAGGACATCGAGTGGTGCCTGACGGTCGATGGTGACCTGCAGGTCGTCCAGAGCCGGCCGATCACGACGCTCTTCCCCATCCCCGACGTCGACGACGACAACCCCCACGTCTACGTCTCCGTCGGCCACCAGCAGATGATGACCGACCCGATGACCCCGCTGGGGATCTCGGTGTGGCAGCTGACCAGCCCCGCCCCGATGCGCCACGCCGGCAGCCGGCTGTTCGTCGACGTCACCCCAGCGCTGGCCTCCCCGGCGACTCGTGACGGCATCATCCGCGGACTGGGCACATCCGATCCGCTGATCGGGGATGCGCTGCGAACGGTGGTGGCGCGCGAGGGCTTCCTGCCGAGCAACACCGAGGGCGCACCGTCGGGTGCCCCTGCCACGGGACCCTCCCCTGGGGCACCGGAACCCATCGCCACCGACCCAGCCATCGTGGCCGAGCTGATCCGCACGATGCAGGCCGCCAACGACGACTGCGCCCGCCGGATCGACGGCCTGACGGGCACGGCGCTGATCGACTTCGTCACCGATGACCTCCAGGCCCTGCGCACGTCGTTGTTCGATCCACGCAGCCATCAGGTCATCGTGGCGGGGTTCGAGGCGACGTCATGGTTGAACGAGCACCTGCGCGAGTGGCTGGGCGAGTGGAACGCCGCCGACACCCTCGCCCAGTCCGCCCCGGGCAACATCACCGCCGACATGGGTCTGGTGCTGCTGGACGTCGCCGACGTCATCCGCCCTCACCCCGCCGTCGTGGCGTTCCTCGAGCGGGTCGGACCGGACACCGGCGACGCGGCCTTCCTCGACGAGCTGGCCAGCCTGCCCGGTGGACCGCGGGCGCGAGCGGCCATCGACGCCTTCCTCGACGTGCACGGGGTCAGGTGCGTCGGCGAGATCGACATCGCCCGACCACGATGGCGCGAACGACCGGCCCTGCTGGTGCCGATGATCCTCGCCAACACGAGGACCGCCGAACCCGGCGCCGCCCAGCGCCGCGTCGAGCTGGGGCAACAGCAGGCCCGCGCCATGCGGGAGGGGGTGCTGGCCCGCCTGCGTGCCCTCCCCGACGGCGACGACAGGGCCGAGGCAGCCGAGCGGATGATCGACCGCCTCCGCACCTTCGCCGGCTACCGGGAGTACCCGAAGTACGCCATGGTCAGCCGCTACTGGATCCACCGGCAGGCGCTCGTCCGGGAGGCCGATCGGCTGCTCGCCGCCGGGGTGATCGACGCGCCGGACGACATCCACTTCCTCACGCTGCAGGAGCTCCGTGCAGTCGTCGACATCCAGCGCCTCGACCGCGATCTCGTCACCCGGCGCAGAACAGCGTTCGCAGCCCACCACGCGCTCGCGCCGCCACGGGTCCTGACCTCCGACGGGGAGATCATCGGCGGGGAGTACCGGCGCACCGACCTGCCCGCCGGGGCCCTGGCCGGCATCGGCGTGTCGGCCGGGACGGTGGAGGGACGGGCCCGGGTGATACAGGACATCGCCCACGCCCAGCTGGAACCGGGCGACATCCTCGTCACCCCGTTCACCGACCCGAGTTGGACCCCCGCCTTCCTTCGGGTCGACGGCCTCGTCACCGAGGTCGGCGGTCTGATGACTCACGGCGCGGTCATCGCCCGCGAGTACGGCCTGCCCGCCGTCGTCGGGGTCGAACACGCCACCCGGCTGATCCGCGACGGGCAACGGATCCGCGTCCACGGCACCGGCGGGTACGTCGAGATCGTGCCCTGA